In one window of Gossypium hirsutum isolate 1008001.06 chromosome A01, Gossypium_hirsutum_v2.1, whole genome shotgun sequence DNA:
- the LOC107916983 gene encoding GATA transcription factor 24 isoform X2 codes for MAAANPRPLQVRPFEEHARGTMQIDDDDGDYEDDAMDDVEDANINSVNVAEHGMGLIGRVIGGGGAAGGGVVRALRTSELTLSFEGEVYVFPAVTSEKVQAVLLLLGGRHIPTGVPSIEVPFDQNNMGVADVSKRSNLSRRIASLVRFREKRKERCFEKKIRYTVRKEAAQRMHRKNGQFASVKESTSPSSWDSSHIGFQDGTRPETAIRSCQHCGVSENNTPAMRRGPAGPRTLCNACGLMWANKGTLRDLSKGGRNISLEQSEPETPIEVKPSIVEGDLSANRDENGNPSKDLTNRSNNASVNPDEEDLHESAEDLTNPLSMGIAHSAEDDKQEPPVELTNPSDTEIDIPPSFD; via the exons ATGGCGGCTGCGAATCCACGGCCACTTCAGGTTCGTCCGTTTGAGGAGCACGCGCGAGGGACGATGCAGATCGACGACGACGATGGAGACTATGAAGATGACGCCATGGATGACGTGGAGGACGCGAATATCAACTCCGTCAATGTGGCGGAGCATGGAATGGGACTAATAGGCCGAGTTATTGGTGGCGGTGGCGCAGCTGGTGGAGGCGTTGTTAGGGCGTTGAGAACTAGCGAGCTTACTCTCTCCTTTGAAGGAGAAGTTTACGTGTTCCCTGCTGTTACATCTGAAAAG GTGCAAGCTGTGCTGTTACTCCTGGGGGGTCGTCATATCCCCACTGGTGTTCCTTCAATTGAAGTACCGTTTGATCAAAATAACATG GGTGTAGCTGATGTCTCAAAGCGCTCAAATCTTTCAAGACGAATAGCATCCTTGGTTAGGTTCCGTGAGAAAAGGAAAGAGAGatgttttgaaaagaaaattaggTATACAGTACGGAAGGAGGCTGCACAAAG AATGCATCGCAAAAATGGGCAGTTTGCATCTGTAAAGGAAAGTACTAGTCCTTCAAGCTGGGATTCTTCTCATATTGGCTTTCAAGATGGTACTCGTCCAGAAACCGC TATCCGGAGCTGTCAACATTGTGGTGTTAGTGAAAATAATACTCCAGCAATGCGTCGTGGCCCAGCTGGTCCAAGGACTTTGTGTAATGCTTGCGGGCTTATGTGGGCAAATAAG GGAACACTTAGAGATCTTAGTAAAGGAGGAAGGAATATTTCCCTGGAGCAAAGTGAGCCT GAAACACCGATTGAGGTCAAGCCTTCAATTGTAGAAGGGGACTTGTCCGCTAACCGGGATGAAAAT GGAAATCCTTCAAAGGATTTAACCAACAGATCTAATAATGCTTCTGTCAACCCAGATGAAGAA GATTTGCATGAAAGTGCAGAAGATCTTACGAACCCTTTGTCTATGGGGATTGCTCATTCTGCTGAAGATGATAAGCAG GAACCTCCTGTTGAGCTTACAAATCCTTCAGATACTGAAATCGACATTCCTCCTAGTTTTGATTAG
- the LOC107916983 gene encoding GATA transcription factor 24 isoform X1, translating into MAAANPRPLQVRPFEEHARGTMQIDDDDGDYEDDAMDDVEDANINSVNVAEHGMGLIGRVIGGGGAAGGGVVRALRTSELTLSFEGEVYVFPAVTSEKVQAVLLLLGGRHIPTGVPSIEVPFDQNNMGVADVSKRSNLSRRIASLVRFREKRKERCFEKKIRYTVRKEAAQRMHRKNGQFASVKESTSPSSWDSSHIGFQDGTRPETAIRSCQHCGVSENNTPAMRRGPAGPRTLCNACGLMWANKGTLRDLSKGGRNISLEQSEPETPIEVKPSIVEGDLSANRDENYMQGNPSKDLTNRSNNASVNPDEEDLHESAEDLTNPLSMGIAHSAEDDKQEPPVELTNPSDTEIDIPPSFD; encoded by the exons ATGGCGGCTGCGAATCCACGGCCACTTCAGGTTCGTCCGTTTGAGGAGCACGCGCGAGGGACGATGCAGATCGACGACGACGATGGAGACTATGAAGATGACGCCATGGATGACGTGGAGGACGCGAATATCAACTCCGTCAATGTGGCGGAGCATGGAATGGGACTAATAGGCCGAGTTATTGGTGGCGGTGGCGCAGCTGGTGGAGGCGTTGTTAGGGCGTTGAGAACTAGCGAGCTTACTCTCTCCTTTGAAGGAGAAGTTTACGTGTTCCCTGCTGTTACATCTGAAAAG GTGCAAGCTGTGCTGTTACTCCTGGGGGGTCGTCATATCCCCACTGGTGTTCCTTCAATTGAAGTACCGTTTGATCAAAATAACATG GGTGTAGCTGATGTCTCAAAGCGCTCAAATCTTTCAAGACGAATAGCATCCTTGGTTAGGTTCCGTGAGAAAAGGAAAGAGAGatgttttgaaaagaaaattaggTATACAGTACGGAAGGAGGCTGCACAAAG AATGCATCGCAAAAATGGGCAGTTTGCATCTGTAAAGGAAAGTACTAGTCCTTCAAGCTGGGATTCTTCTCATATTGGCTTTCAAGATGGTACTCGTCCAGAAACCGC TATCCGGAGCTGTCAACATTGTGGTGTTAGTGAAAATAATACTCCAGCAATGCGTCGTGGCCCAGCTGGTCCAAGGACTTTGTGTAATGCTTGCGGGCTTATGTGGGCAAATAAG GGAACACTTAGAGATCTTAGTAAAGGAGGAAGGAATATTTCCCTGGAGCAAAGTGAGCCT GAAACACCGATTGAGGTCAAGCCTTCAATTGTAGAAGGGGACTTGTCCGCTAACCGGGATGAAAAT TATATGCAGGGAAATCCTTCAAAGGATTTAACCAACAGATCTAATAATGCTTCTGTCAACCCAGATGAAGAA GATTTGCATGAAAGTGCAGAAGATCTTACGAACCCTTTGTCTATGGGGATTGCTCATTCTGCTGAAGATGATAAGCAG GAACCTCCTGTTGAGCTTACAAATCCTTCAGATACTGAAATCGACATTCCTCCTAGTTTTGATTAG